The nucleotide window AAGCCGAGGGAAACTTTGGAAGTCGAGCTCGACGAGGTCTATCTCATCACCGTTTTCCACGCCGAGGACTACGCGGAGCTGGCCTTGACTGGAAGCGAGGCAGAGATGGCCGAGTTAATCTTCGAGAACCCCGAGTTAATCGAACCTGGCTTCAAGCCCCTCTACCGCGAGAAGCCAATACGGCACGGCATAGTTGACGTTCTGGGCGTCGATAGGGAGGGGAACATCGTCGTCCTCGAGCTGAAGCGCAGGAGGGCGGATTTACACGCGGTAAGTCAGCTCAAGCGCTATGTTGAAACACTTAAGGAGGAGCACGAAAACGTCCGGGGAATCCTCGTTGCACCTTCCCTTACTTCTGGGGCTAAAAAGCTCCTGGAAAAGGAGGGACTGGAGTTTAGAAAGCTGGAACCCCCGAAAAGAGGCAAGAATTCTAAGGGAAAACAGCTCAGACTCTTTTAGCCCATGCTCATCTCGTGGGGGAAGAGCTCCCTAACTCTGGCCACAAGGATTCCATCCCTTCTCTCGACCTCGACGACCCTGCCGAGACCTATGAGCTTTACCCTTGCCCTGCAGACTGTTATTTCCCTCTCGTCGCTTTCCTCCCAGGGAACCCTCGTGTCTATTTCCTTGGCCTCAAGCAGTT belongs to Thermococcus sp. and includes:
- a CDS encoding endonuclease NucS domain-containing protein — encoded protein: KPRETLEVELDEVYLITVFHAEDYAELALTGSEAEMAELIFENPELIEPGFKPLYREKPIRHGIVDVLGVDREGNIVVLELKRRRADLHAVSQLKRYVETLKEEHENVRGILVAPSLTSGAKKLLEKEGLEFRKLEPPKRGKNSKGKQLRLF